The region ATAGGAGCCTCCACAACAACTACAAAGACTACTGGTGGTACGATCTTATCCGGTACAAACCGAATGAGCTCTTCTGAAGCCGGTAAGAAACCTTTGAAAACTATACAGTAACGCAGCTAATGCCCGTTTTTAAGATTGACCTTTTTCTTCTCATATCGcgtgaaatattcatctttCAGCATTTGTCATCGGAACAACCGAAGGGGCAATTCTATTGATATCTGCATTAGTAGCACTGACGATTTATAGCATAACTAAAAAAACATGTTGTGGGTAAGTTTTCGTTGTAAGATAGCTTGGCGAGTATCATTTTCATCGTTATACTAATATCCAGATCATTCAATTTAAGTAAATCATGGGCTTACAAGGACGATACAGCCACTTTGCAGCTTGACAGCGATAATTGTGAGGAACCTATTGATATCCACGATGTATATGACCCCTCATTGGATCACAGAGTATACTCAGGTTATCCAGAATTGGTAGCCATGTCTAACGCACCAAGTGATTTCCAGAGACCAAGCGATTCTTCAACTACTGGGATGAGTTGGATGGCGAGGGAATATGAAACTGCATACGAAAATCCGTGTTACGGGGACCATTTAGGAACTAATATCATGGATAACGACGCGGACGACTGGGACAAGTACGGTGAATGCGTCGATTACGATAATGACCTAAGCACGGACAGTGGAGTATGGACAACTGCTGGACCAATCGGTCACCTGTACGATGAGGAATATGGCCATTTCATTAGTGATGCACGCCGCAGTGGTAGTAATCCACACCTAACGCCTCAAGTTAACCAATACTACATGTAGTGAAGACCGAGGTTTAAAGGTCGCAAAAGAACGACATAAGCTCGATTGAATTAATCTTCGAACTACTAAAATCGCTTTCTTATTATTGTTTGTCACTTGTCATAAATAAATCAACTGGTGATAACCTCTGTTCCTTCATTGGCCTGCGAGATTCTTTTTTGCGTTATTATCTATTCGTTGATCGGGTGCAGTGTTCTGTGGTGTTTTGATGAGCTATTCGAATTCAAATAAAAGAATGCCCGGACATTTTTGCATTTGCAGATGTCGTGTAAGATCTTTTTGTTGGTTTGGCGCGCGTGTTTTTGTTACAAACGTTCGCTGAATCAGTGCCTATCGATGCGTGCGAGTTACTGGCCGGCTTGTGctgaaaaaatgataaaaagattAACGATACAATAGACCTCGTAAAAACataaataaaaatttgattaatgataTGGAACTATAGAATAAAAAATGCGTGGGTACATGGTAAGTGTGACTGAATAGGTGATTTATGCTGTGAATGCTGTTCGGGGGTTCAATTAAAAACTGCACAATATGTCGCCGTTGTTAGAAAAACGCCTTCtaatattcatcaaaataggCTGAAGACAACGAATTCGCGGTGAAAAGCAATTTGAATGTATTGTTTGTTCGTTCAATTAGAGGACATtactttttcaaaagtttaaaatgtttatacCATGGTGGCAGTCTTCGCGAAGATTGATTGTTGTTTTcatgtgaatattttctatgCTTAGTTGCGCAACAGGTGTGAAAGAGGATTCCAGTTGACCTCGATATTTGTGCAGGGTAGCACAGATAGTTCCTGAATTTCCACATTGTTCAAGATCACTAAAAGAAGTAGATTCAAAAATTGTCTATAAAGTTCAAATCGAACAACATCATTTATCAAATGTTATGGTCGCAATGGTGCTACGATTCGTAGCCCTTGATCATCTTGGGCGATGCTAGTCGACAGTCTTTGACAAACGACTCACCGACCAGTTGTTGCCAAACAACCGAGCTGTCTTGACGTCTCTTGGAATTCATAGCCGAACCGAATCGTGTTGAGTTCACTTCCAGTGCACCCAACTAACCTGACGGGTATTCGCACTAGAACAACTGCATCAACATTCACCTAAAAATTTGGATGGATTGACGAGTTGATTGtcttttgaatatttggtTCGATTGTATGCATGCTCTAAGATTTAGAGACTGTGTCGAAAGGTTTTATCATCCTAACTAGGACCGTAGTCAAATTAAGATTGCAGCGTCATCCAAGTACCCGGCGGTTAGGTTGGACAATCCAATGGCACTGCTTATTACCTTGATATCTATTGGTAAGTGAAATTACACATTATTGTTTGAAGTGAGGGCGATTACTTTTTTGATCCAAgtagaatatttatttttcagggtcACTGTGTGGATTAGTATATTCTGCAGCTGTATGTTTagcaaatttttgaaaatggaattCGTTCAATTTATGCTTTATCTTTGATTTCAACGAATAAATTTTAAAACTGAACAAATGAATTGGAGCAAATATATATCTTATCAAGGTTTCAATATTAagattatttctagatatgCCATTTAGATAAATTTCAAAGTATTATCACTTACATCATTCATAGGATTGCCCTGAAGCGTTCGTAGCTATATCGAAAAAGCGTACGCATAGTATATGTTTGCGCCCGCAATTCCCAATAGGTAAGTTCAGTCTAGATCTCATTACTTGAAACCGGTAGCTGAACTGTAATACCTCAATTTTCCGATATTTGATATTAACTTAAAAGTAGTTACAAAGGGCGTTAGAATTGCCAGCACATTATTAGAACAAAATCATCTGCAGGTGAATTTGAAATCACAACATTTATGTCGATTTCAGCCCTGTCGGATGCCACAAAACAGCTTATACTTGACGAACACAACAAATGTCGTGGTCAGTCAGACCCTCCTGCAAGTTACATATTCAAAATGGTAATATTCATTTACCTCTTAGGTCATGTTACCACAATAACCAATAACAAATAGAGACGTAGGCATCCAAAAGTTGTTCCCAATGTAAAACAAACATTCATTGTGGTCCAAATTAtaaaaatccccaaaaatgataatgttcTCACAACCGAAAGGAGATGCACCAAAAGATCTTTCAATACTTTCTACGAGTTCCTTGTTTGCTTTCTGTATCTTTTGTTAGTACTGGGATAAAGAAGCAGCTAAGGCTGCGCTCGGTTGGGCGAACTCGATGTGTCACGCACGAGGAGGTGGACCAGATCACGATCCTATTACCGCTCGATTTATTCCTGGTGGGTAAACCCTGCCATACTGTACCGTTCATTTCATACCACAAAATGCCACGCCATACCACACAATACCTCGAATAAAGAATTCACCAAGTTGCTTATGGTAACGTTGCAGGAAGAAACGCGTACGGTCAGAATTGGTTTTGCTCCGGTGGTCAAGGTACTACATGGCAGGAAGTTATAAAAAGCTGGTGCGATGAAAAGACCGAAGAAAATTTCAGTTACGAAGAAGGTGGAAATCAAGCAACCGGGCATTATTCACAGGTTTATTCAGTATTTATCAAGTATTGATGTTCGGTTACTGGCTACAAATAGAATGACTTCTCTAACCTTTATTTATTGCTGACTTATTACATAATTCTGCATTTCCCACGTTATGTAGTATGTACGCAGTGGGAAGTTGAAAAAATGACTTATCTATTTGATCCACAATTGACTTATAGGTTATGTGGGCAGATAGTGTATTGGTGGGTTGCGCCATGCTCTACTGCGATGTAGGAAATAAAGGCGAATATTTCGTTTGTAATTATGCCCGAGCGTAAGTATCTACTCATagatagacaaataaatagcATCGAATTAAATAGCCACctaagaatgaaaaaagaagaCTTTCTCTAAGTCATAAATGACCACCATCTTGAGAATTGTGCGTTCTATGGGAAAACATAATCTAAGCTAATCAATTTTCTACCGGGAATGTAAATGATGCCTCTTTAGAAAAAAACTTCAGATACTTACTGAATAGCAACTTGAATTTTAGTGGAAACGAACCTGGTTATTACGGAAAAATGGATAGGCCATACATACGTTCGAATACTACTAAAGGATCTGACTGTGGTACTAATTACAACAGTAAAACCGGCCTGTGTGGTTAGTTATAATTGTTCGATGATTCGAAGTTCATCCGATGATTTTTCACGTTCgttgtttacaaaatatcagtcTGTTTATCCTGTAAATATGTTGATTATAGATTGCAAAGATGTGAAGTTTTGTTTAAACGGCGGGAAAATGAATCCTAAGACCTGCAAGTGTACCTGTCCCAAAGTACCGTGGATCGTTGGACCTAACTGCGAGCGTAAGTCTCTATTCATTCCATCTTGTTGATTCCTTCCCAATCGAGAATAAGTGATACATCCATGGCAATATCAAAGCGATTCTACAAATACTTCTAGTCGATTGCAGCAAAGGTGTAAAAGATGAACCGGGATTCGATTGTGTCCCGATGGACTGTGAATCGGATGATATATTCGACATGTGTCCAGATTTCTGTAATCTATGTTGTGAGTAGTCATTCCTTTCTTGGCACCATTTGCCAACATATCAAGCAATAGTTGATAAAGGAACAAGAATGCACATTTTATGTGGAAACTTTGCTTCGATTGACCACTTAATCTGTCGCCGTAATTCCaacaattttactatgtatttcaGCGGGAACTAGCGGGATTGGTGAAGCTGCCAAGATAATGAGTAAGACCTATCTATCATAACAATTTCTAGGATTTGTCCCAACATGATACATCTCAGATAAAAGCATTTACTCGATACTCACTAACAACAAAAACTTAATCATCATTCGTTTTATAACTTTAAAGGCGAGCAACCGAAAACAACTGGGAGGATGCCAAGTCAACCAACAGGTggcaaaaaaattaagaacCTTGACTTGCTTAAACCAAAGAGACCCGCAAAAACTAAGACTACCTACAACGCAAAGGAATTGCGCGAGAAAGCTGAAGAGAACGTCGAAAGAGAGAAATGGAAGACAGAAATTACAGTGGACGTCATACGGAAAATTATCGAAGACTACGTGAAAGGATCGAATCCTGACCGAGAACTAACGCGCATCAATCAGAGTGTTATAGACAAAATCATCAACCGATTTGAACAAGTAAAAAGCGAATTGGAGAAAAAAGGCAAGATAAAAGATGGTAGGTGAATTTTGTGGTTTTCACCATATATTATGGGCAAATGCGTTTCGTTTAATATGTTACTAATTTCAAAGTTAATTTTGGATACTATAGTAGAAGCTAAAAGTAAAGTTGGCAGAgctaagaaa is a window of Tubulanus polymorphus chromosome 2, tnTubPoly1.2, whole genome shotgun sequence DNA encoding:
- the LOC141898919 gene encoding cysteine-rich venom protein Mr30-like codes for the protein MYWDKEAAKAALGWANSMCHARGGGPDHDPITARFIPGRNAYGQNWFCSGGQGTTWQEVIKSWCDEKTEENFSYEEGGNQATGHYSQVMWADSVLVGCAMLYCDVGNKGEYFVCNYARAGNEPGYYGKMDRPYIRSNTTKGSDCGTNYNSKTGLCDCKDVKFCLNGGKMNPKTCKCTCPKVPWIVGPNCELDCSKGVKDEPGFDCVPMDCESDDIFDMCPDFCNLCSGTSGIGEAAKIMSEQPKTTGRMPSQPTGGKKIKNLDLLKPKRPAKTKTTYNAKELREKAEENVEREKWKTEITVDVIRKIIEDYVKGSNPDRELTRINQSVIDKIINRFEQVKSELEKKGKIKDVEAKSKVGRAKKMKNNGKPGI